In Janibacter alkaliphilus, the following proteins share a genomic window:
- a CDS encoding GNAT family N-acetyltransferase — protein MDEGHPVRQATAADAPTLGRLLWAFNTEYETPTDPAQVLADRFARMLQGRDAFALLAGEDDGFALVTLRPAIWFDGPIAQLEELYVGPERRSQGIGSALLSAARHLVEERGAPEINIIVDESDRASQRFYERHGFATSSGGVRDRMLFYAGPSEETAEIPVVR, from the coding sequence ATGGACGAGGGACACCCTGTACGGCAGGCGACGGCGGCGGACGCTCCCACCCTGGGGCGGCTGCTGTGGGCCTTCAACACCGAGTACGAGACCCCGACCGACCCGGCGCAGGTGCTCGCCGACCGGTTCGCCCGGATGCTCCAGGGGCGCGACGCCTTCGCGCTGCTGGCCGGCGAGGACGACGGCTTCGCGCTGGTGACGCTGCGCCCGGCGATCTGGTTCGACGGGCCGATCGCCCAGCTCGAGGAGCTCTACGTGGGGCCCGAGCGGCGCAGCCAGGGCATCGGCAGCGCGCTGCTGTCGGCGGCGCGGCACCTCGTCGAGGAGCGCGGGGCCCCGGAGATCAACATCATCGTCGACGAGAGCGACCGGGCCAGCCAGCGCTTCTACGAGCGGCACGGCTTCGCCACCAGCAGCGGCGGGGTGCGCGACCGGATGCTCTTCTACGCCGGCCCCAGCGAGGAGACCGCCGAGATCCCGGTGGTCCGCTGA
- a CDS encoding L,D-transpeptidase — MRARTTTVAVGAALTMGLAACSGSSGGSGSASSSGAAASSSSATPEPATVEVSPRDEASEIMPDDEVTVMVTEGQLQEVVVTDADGDELAGAAEGQTWTSSARMSPSETYEVAVTATGPDGTDSTQTSTFTTHEPEVTATYGVVYDEQTVGVGMPVSIQFDSEVTDEVYRKEIEEAVTVKTTPSTEGSWGWLDNRQLMWRPKEFWEPGTKVSVDAPLTGFQTGDDKWVAEDLSGSMTIGREQLSTVDIANHEMTVERGGRTVKTYPVSSGKPGPETETRSGMKIVIGKVREMTMDSSTVGVPEGDPDYYNVDTEWNVRVTWTGEFLHSAPWSVGSQGSTNVSHGCVNLAPANAQWVYENSLPGDPVDFTGSDREFLPTEGIGVWQYSWAQWQEQSAAA, encoded by the coding sequence ATGCGTGCGAGGACGACGACCGTCGCCGTGGGAGCGGCGCTGACGATGGGCCTGGCGGCCTGCTCGGGCAGCTCCGGTGGCAGCGGGTCCGCCAGCTCCAGCGGTGCGGCGGCCAGCTCGAGCAGCGCGACCCCCGAGCCGGCGACCGTCGAGGTCAGCCCCCGCGACGAGGCCAGCGAGATCATGCCCGACGACGAGGTCACCGTCATGGTGACCGAGGGACAGCTGCAGGAGGTCGTCGTCACCGACGCCGACGGCGACGAGCTGGCCGGCGCCGCGGAGGGCCAGACCTGGACCAGCTCGGCCCGGATGAGCCCGTCGGAGACCTATGAGGTGGCGGTCACCGCCACCGGACCGGACGGCACCGACAGCACCCAGACCTCCACCTTCACCACCCACGAGCCGGAGGTGACCGCCACCTACGGGGTCGTCTACGACGAGCAGACCGTCGGGGTGGGCATGCCGGTGAGCATCCAGTTCGACTCCGAGGTGACCGACGAGGTCTACCGCAAGGAGATCGAGGAGGCGGTGACCGTGAAGACCACCCCGAGCACCGAGGGCTCCTGGGGATGGCTGGACAACCGCCAGCTGATGTGGCGACCGAAGGAGTTCTGGGAGCCCGGGACGAAGGTGAGCGTGGACGCGCCGCTGACCGGCTTCCAGACCGGCGACGACAAGTGGGTGGCCGAGGACCTGTCCGGCTCGATGACCATCGGGCGGGAGCAGCTGAGCACCGTCGACATCGCCAACCACGAGATGACCGTCGAGCGCGGCGGCCGGACCGTCAAGACCTACCCGGTCAGCAGCGGCAAGCCCGGCCCGGAGACCGAGACCCGCTCCGGGATGAAGATCGTCATCGGCAAGGTCCGCGAGATGACCATGGACTCCAGCACCGTGGGCGTGCCCGAGGGCGACCCGGACTACTACAACGTCGACACCGAGTGGAACGTCCGGGTGACCTGGACGGGGGAGTTCCTGCACTCGGCGCCCTGGTCGGTGGGCTCCCAGGGCAGCACCAACGTCTCGCACGGCTGCGTCAACCTCGCCCCGGCGAACGCGCAGTGGGTCTACGAGAACAGCCTGCCGGGGGATCCGGTGGACTTCACCGGCAGCGACCGGGAGTTCCTGCCGACCGAGGGCATCGGGGTGTGGCAGTACTCCTGGGCGCAGTGGCAGGAGCAGAGCGCCGCGGCGTGA
- a CDS encoding metallopeptidase family protein — translation MIDVDRAHFERLVQEGLDEVPAQMLDLLDNVAFLVEDEPDPVELEMPPNEAVDLLGIYLGVPLPERDGGWAGALPDRIFLFRGPLTRMCDSLEELREEITVTIVHEAAHHVGIDEERLHELGWG, via the coding sequence ATGATCGACGTCGACCGTGCCCACTTCGAGCGGCTGGTCCAGGAGGGTCTGGACGAGGTGCCGGCGCAGATGCTCGACCTGCTCGACAACGTCGCCTTCCTCGTCGAGGACGAGCCGGACCCGGTCGAGCTGGAGATGCCGCCGAACGAGGCGGTCGACCTGCTCGGGATCTACCTGGGGGTGCCGCTGCCGGAGCGCGACGGTGGCTGGGCCGGGGCGCTGCCGGACCGCATCTTCCTCTTCCGGGGTCCGCTGACCCGGATGTGCGACTCCCTGGAGGAGCTGCGCGAGGAGATCACCGTGACGATCGTCCACGAGGCGGCGCACCACGTCGGGATCGACGAGGAGCGGCTGCACGAGCTCGGCTGGGGCTGA